A segment of the Candidatus Binataceae bacterium genome:
CTAATTCTTGCCGCCGCCTTGCCGATAATCGGCCATGACGTGGCGCTGCTCTATACCGTGACCATCGCCATCGGGCTTTGCGCAATCGTGGCTATATACCTGCTCGCGCTCAAGCTGTTTGGCCGATCGAGCGCAATTCTGGCCGCGGTTCTGCTCGCACTCTGTCCCGTGTTCGTCGCCTATTCGACGCTGGTTTTGAGCGACGTGCCGACCCTGACCGTTACGCTCCTCGCGGCTTGGGCGCTGGCGCGTGCTACCGATGAGGAAGGCCGTCCCGAGCGCGAGGCCGCGCTCTACGCGACGTGGATCATCCTGGGTTTCATCGCCGGATTCTCCGCGATCATGCGCCCGACTAATGCGATGATCGTGGGAGCAATCGCTGTCGCATTGATCGCAGTTCCGCCACGGGGCGTTGGTCTTCGCGGCATGGCGACTTGCGCTGCGGGCTTTTTCGTCGCGCTGGCGATTATGCCCCTTCTGCAGCTGCATTCAAATGCAATTAATTTCGGCGGCGCGCTAAGCAGCGGCTACGGATGGTGGGTGCCGGAGGTCTACTCGCAATCTGGTCGTCAGTTCAACCTCTCGCATCTCTTCGGACCGACCCTGCCGCGAAACCCGCACGGCAATGTGCCGGTCTACGTGACGGCGTTGTTGGGTTTGGACGGCATGCTGGGCGACCAGGGCGATCCCAGATATTTTCTCTACCCGTTCGCGGCGGCGGCCTTCGCGCTAGTCGGAATCTTCGCGGCGTTGCGGAACCGCGACCAACGCACCACGCGGCGCCTGGCATACTTCGGGCTCGCCTTACTCGGGCTCCTGTTCGCGGTCTACATTTTCGACTTGTTCACCGAAACCGCTTACCTGCTCCCCGGGGTGTTCATCGTATTCATGATGGCAGGGCATGGAGCGGTCGTGGCCAATCGATGGATGCGCGCGGCATTGAGCGCGCGCGCGAGAAGTGCTCCCAGGCTGGCCGCGGCGATCGGCGTGCTCATGCTCGACCTTCTGCTGTTGATTGCACTCGCTACGGAAATCTCGGTTCGCCTGTCAGCCGAACCGCTGCAGTCGCCAACCGTCGAATCGTTGCAACAAATCGAAGCGAAAGTCTCGCCCCGGGCCACGATCCTAAGCAATATCTCCCTTCAGCTTCTGGAGTTGTACCTTTCCGGTAGGTCGCGAAAGTTCGTCGCACTGAATTCACACGATCCGGGCGAGAGCTTCACCGACTACCACCTAAATCGCCTGTTCGCGAAGCGTGCGCTCGGATGGAGCGGACCGATTCCTCAGCTGCTCTTTGCCGATGATGTCATGGCTACCGCCGTGGTGAGCGGACTGAACGCTGATGCACGCAGCGCCGACGGCGCATATTTGCTGCTCGGTGCGCCGGAATCACCTGACTACGCGACGGTGGTGCGCGAGCAAGTGGACAAGCTGGGCGCAGCGTTCGCGATGGAACCGCTGCTGCAAAATCGCAACGTGGGGTTGTTCAAATTGGTTCCCCACTAGCGGACAAATTCACCGGCTGCCGTTAAGAACCCAGTGCCCACGAAGGTCGCCGGGACCGGATAATCCTCGCGCTATTTCCCGGCGCCGCCCTGGTCGCAGGGCCTACTCGCAGCCTCCAAATTGCTGCACCGACTCATCTTTAGCGTCCGTCGCGCGAATCCGAGGAAGCTCGGGGGACTCCTTGGCCCTGAAGGCAGGTAAGGAGCGGGCTGCCCTTTCACCGGTTGTGCTGATTCCAATCCGCGAGCCACCCGGTTTACGTGGAGGGGTCTCTCGTCCTATCCATAGAACCGGGCGGGAGCCTCGCGCTGCTGCACCAACAGGAGACAAATGAGACGGGAAATATTCAGCGCAGAACACGACATGTTCCGGGAGCAGGTGCGGCGGTTAGTCAATACCGAGATCGAGCCAAAAGTCGCCGAATGGAATCGCAACGGCATCAGCGATCGGGAAAGCTGGCGCAGATTGGGTGCGGCCGGCTTTCTGGGAGCAAACGCGCCGGAGGAATACGGCGGCGGGGGCGTGGACTTTCTGTACGACGCAATCGTGATGGAGGAACTCGCACGGGTGCGTGCTCACGGCCTGATGATGGGGCTGCATTCGGATATCTGCCTGCCCTATCTCAGCACCTTCGGCAGCGAAGAGCAGAAGCGACGCTACCTGCCCAAGGCGATCTCGGGTGAGACGATCCTGGCAATCGCCATGACCGAGCCGAGTACCGGTTCGGACCTGGCGGCGGTTCGCACCAGCGCCAAGCGCGAGGGCGATCATTACGTGATCAACGGCTCGAAGATTTTCATCTCAAACGGGCAGCTCGCCGACCTGGTTATCGTGGTGACCAAGACCGATGCGAATGCGAAGCCTGCCCATCGCGGTATCAGCCTGATCCTCGTCGACGGCAATGCGCCGGGTTTCGTGCGCGGGCGCAAACTCGACAAACTCGGCTTCAAAGGACAGGACACCAGCGAGTTGTTCTTCGAGGACTGCCGCGTTCCCGTCACCAACCTGCTCGGCACGGAGGGGCAGGGATTCAAGATGCTGATGGAGAAGCTCCAGCAGGAACGGCTGGTCTGTGCAGTAGGCGCCATCGAGAGCGCCAAGCGCTGCCTCGAAGACACCATCGCATACACCAAGCAGCGCCGCGCTTTCGGGCAGGCGATCTCATCCTTCCAGAACACGCAGTTCAAGCTCGCCGAGATGGCCACCGAGGTCGAAGTGGGACGCGCTTTCGTCGATCGCCTGATGGCCGCGCACGTTCGCCACGAAGACCTGGTGACGGAGGTAAGCATGGCGAAATGGTGGACGACGGAACTGCTCAAAAAGGTCTCCAGCCAGTGCCTGCAACTCTTCGGCGGCTATGGGTTCATGATGGAGTATCCGGTCGCGACCGACTACGCCGACGCCGCCGTGCAGGCCATCTACGCGGGCACCAACGAGATCATGAAGGTGATCATCGCGCGCAGAATGGGACTGGATGTCCGGGACTGAACCGGGAGAATTCGGCCGACCTCCCTTGAGGAAGGACAGCAAGGACTGAGATGTCTTAAAGCCCGGGTCCGGTGCGACGACTAGCTACCACGACCGGTAACCCGCGCGAGGGAGCGAACGCGATGCTGCGGCGTTCGAGGCGGGCCGTGTAACCGGGGACAGGTTTCAGTTCTACACGCGAGAGGATCTGGGCCAGAACGATTTTCATCTGATAGGTCGCGAAAGCCGCGCCGATACATCTGCGCGTCCCGCCCCCGAAGGGGAAGAAGGTGTACGGGTCGATGCGGTTGCTCAAGAACCGTTCGGGGTTGAACTTCAGCGCTTCCTCCCACAGGTCACTGCGGCGATGCGTGAGGTAGATGCATGGCGCGACTACCACGGCGGCGGGAAGTTCACGGCCCGCAATAGTGGCGGGAGCCTGCAGTTCGCGTCCCGCGTTCGGAATGACCGGGTCCAGGCGCATGGTTTCGTTGATGACCGCTTCCAGATAGCGAAGCTTGTTCACATGCTCCGCGGCGGTTGGTTCTGCACCGGTCACCGATCGGACCTCGGTTCGCGCGCGCTCGGCGACCTCAGGGTTTGTCAGCAGGCGATTGATGACCCACGACAACGATGCGGCGGTGGTTTCATGCCCGGCAAGTAACAGGGTCAACATCTCGTCGCGCAAGGTTTCCTGGTCGAGCGGAGCACCGTTCTCGTCACGCGCCAGCAGCAGCATTGAGAGAATATCGCCGCGCGGCTCAGCGCCCGGCTCGCGCCGCTCGCGAATAGTTGCGAACAAGAGTTGCGAAAATTCGCGATGCCACCTGACCGCGCGACCCCACGGGCTCCAGGGGCCGAGATCGATCTGCAGGGCGGGCAGATCGAACAACGTCCCAAAGCGGCTGGCATATACGGCGAATAGCTTTGTCAGGGTCTCGCGGATGAGCATAGCGGTCGGGCCGTTCTGCAATCCGAACACGCTGCGCATGATCACCTCAAAGGTGATTGCGCGCATTGCATGATGAAGCGGGAATGGCTGCTCGATTGGCCAACGATCGATCTCGGCGTCGGCAATGGAACGCATCGTATCGGCGTACGCCCGCATCCGCTCGCCATGAAAAGCAGGCAAGATTAATCGCCGGTCGTGCAAATGCGCAGGGCCATCCAGAAACAGCAGGGATCGTTCGCCCATGAACGCGCCCAGCGGGCGGTTCGCTTTGCCAGCCGCAAAGATCGCTGGGTCGCCCTGGAAAATTTCTCGAATCGCCACCGGGTCGCTGGTGAATACGAATGGCGAAACTCCGGGCACGCGCAACGTGAACCAGTCGCCATAGCGGCGCGCGCAATCATCGAGGAACCTGAAGGGATTGCGGACAAAATTGAGGGTCGCGAAAAAGCCCGGCCCCGGGGGCAATTGCGACGGCTTCAAGCCCGCGAGCGAAGTATCGGCGGCAGATGACACTGTTAGCTCTCCTCAGGCCTTAGAGCGGGGAACTCCCCCTCGACCGATCAGTGAACCACGAGGGTGGCGGATCGAGGGCCGTGCGCTATTCACTTACATTGCGTCGAGCTGCGGTCGATAAGGAGGGTCTTAAGCGGAGCAGCTCATGGCGATCGTTTCAGCCGACCGATGTGAGCGCTATTTTTCGTATCGTTCTACGGGCCGCAAGAAAAGGCACCGAGAGTGGTTCTCGGTGCCCCTTCTCCGCCAGTCATTTTGCGGAAGATCAGCCGACGTTGCGGCCCACCACGGATACGAAGCTGACGCAGCGACCGGGAGCGCCGCCAAGGTTGTGGGTCAGGCCGATCTTTGGATCCTTGATCTGCCGCGGCCCCGCCTCGCCGCGGAACTGGAGCCACATTTCGTACATCATGCGCAATCCCGACGCGCCGATCGGATGGCCGAACGACTTCAGGCCGCCATCCGGATTTACCGGCAGCTTACCCTCGAGGTCGAAGAAACCCTCCAGCACATCCTGCCACGCGGTTCCGCGCGGGCTGAAGCCGAGATCTTCGTAGAGCACCAGTTCAGTAGGCGTGAAGCAGTCGTGCACCTCGGCCATGCTGATCTGTTGGCGCGCATTGGTAATTCCCGCCTGGCGGTAGGCATCGACCGATGAAGCTACGACTTCATTGAAGGTCGTGAAATCGTAGTCCGGCGAAAGCGGCCCTTCGCCAGGTCCTGCGACGAATGACAATGCCTTGATGTAAATTGGATTCTTGCAGTACTTGTGCGCGTCTTCGGCGCGGACGACTATCGCCGCCGCGGATCCGTCGGAGACACCCGAACAATCCATGATCCCCAGCGGGTCCGCGATTTTTGGCGAGTTCTTGATCGCCTCGATCGATACTTCCTTTTGGAATTGCGCCTTCGGGTTGCGCGCACCGTTACGATGATTCTTCCACGCGATGCGCGACAGCACGTCCTTACCCTTTTCCGGATCGAGCCCGTACTTCTTGAAATACGCTGGCGCCAGGAGCGAGAACGATGCGGGAGCGGTCATGCTCCCTTCGGTACCGTCATTGGGAGGGACGTTTCCCACCAGTCCCGAGTAGCCCGAATCCTTGAGTTTCTCGACGCCGATCGCCATGGCAACGTCGAACGCGCCCGACGCGACCGCATAGGCGGCCTGCCGCAGCGCTTCCGATCCGGTGGCGCACATATTCTCAACCCGCGTCACCGGCTTGTATTGAATCTTGAGCGGCTCGGAGAGAGTGAGTCCGGAGATTCCCGAACCCATCGTGCCAAGCCAGTAGGCATCCACGTCATCTGGACCGATGCCGGCCGATTCGTAGGCCTGGTAGGCGGCATCCACTAGCAAATCCTCGGCGCCTTTGTCCCAATGCTCTCCGAACTTGGTGCACCCCATTCCGACGATTGCAACGCGATCCTTGATGCCTTTGCTTGCCATAGTCTCCCTCCGGCCCTAACTCTTATCTCTACGCGAGTCGCGAGAGAAGATTTGGAAAGGCGGTCAGGCCTATCGTTTTGGCCTCGCCTTCCAGAAATAGTTGTGCACGCCATCGGCAGTAAAGAGGCGGCGAAAAGTCATTTCGACCTCGTTACCGATGGCAACTTTCTCGGGTTCGCAATCAGTCATTTCGCCCAGGAACCGTCCGCCGCCATCGAAATCGATGACCACGTTGATGGTTGGCGGATTAAGCGAAAACGCCAGCCGATCAATCGCGTACGTTGCGATCCGCGCGGTCCGGTCCGCAAATGGATACGGTTCCATCTTATCACGGGCCCGGCACTTCACACAGACGCGCTGGGGCGGAAGCTGGGGGGTGCCGCAGTTGGTGCACTTGCTGCCGACAAAAGCGAATTTCCATTGCTCGGAACGAAACATGGGGGGGCCGGCAGGGCGGTCGGGGTCCGGCCGGCGCGGTGGCTCGGTGGGAAGAATCTCGCGCCACTTGAGGTAGCTGCCGTACGAGACGTCGCCCTTCGACTCGATCATCCTGCCGACCGAGCGCAGCGGTTTGAATTCGGCGATCGCCGGTGTGGCAGGCAGCACCATCGCGTCGGCGCCATCCGCGACCGATGCGACCAGCACCCGCTCGCCGGGCTTCAAGCTCGGCAGCACGCTCGCCAGCATCAGCCCCACATGGGCGGCGCCGGTTTGTCCGACTGTCAGTGCAAAGGGATCGGAGAGCTTCGCCGGTTCGATCCTCAATCCGCGGATGATCTCTTCGACCGCGCGTGGATTGGGGGCGTCAATGACGACCTTGGCGAGATCTCCCGGCGAGACCTTGGCCCGGGTCAACACGTCCTGGATGGTTTTGGTGAGGAGGGGCGCATAGGCCTGCGTTAGTGAAAAGCGCTCTTCCCAGGAGTGGGCGAATTGCTCGCCCGGCGCGCGCCAGGTGTCTAGAAACTCGCGGGTCAGCGAGGAGCTTGCCTCGCATTCCGCGATGACGTGATCGGTTCCCAGCACGAAAGCCGCCGCGCCATCGCCGTTTTGCTGCTCGGCTTTACCTTCTGGAGCGCCGAGCCGCGTATCGGCCATCGCCACGACGGCCTGAGAGCGGGAGCTGGCAGCCGCGTCGATGCCCTGCAGGAAAGAGGTCAGGCCGGCCCGGACCGATCCCGTCACATCCATCGCGCGAATCGAGCTTGGCAAGCGGGCAGCGGCGCCGATCACCGTCGCATTGAGCTTTTCGCCGTAGGGCGGCGTGGTGGTCGCGAACAGCAGCGTAGCGATGGTCCCAACGGGCGCGGACTTGAGGGCGTCGCGTACGGCTTCCACCGCCATCGAGGTGCTGTCTTCATCAAAACTCGCTACCGCGCGCTCGCCTTTGCTGGCGGCTACGCCGAGCACCTGCGCAATAGCGGCTCGCTTGAGCCGCCGGTATGGGATGTATGAGCCGTAAGCAACAATTCCAGCCATGTTCGTGATTAAACGCTGATACGGCGTGCGAGGTCAAACCAGTCGGTCGTTGCGGAATTCGACCAATTATCGGTTTCGAGAGTCCCTGACTTCCGCAGCGGCTTGAGGCACAGGGAAGAGCGCAGAGGTCCTGCTCCGGCTCTTTCCTGAGCGCTGGGGTTATCCCAAGCGACGATTCAATATGAAGGTCCCTGTCGCTCGAGGTGGCGGATTAGCGGGGCGTGATGGTCCGTGAACCCTTCGAGGGTGACCACTGCCGTCTGCCCGGTTCGAAACGGACGCTGGGGATCGCGATCTTCGAGCACGATTCGCACCGGGAAGCGTTGCGACAGCCGCACCCAGTTGAGGGTTGGCTCCACTGCGGGAAGGCCCTCTACCGTCGCCCCGTTCTGCTGATAGAGGGCCCAGCCGACCCCCTGCACGCGGCCCCGAAAACGCTTTTCTGGATAACTCAGCAGATAGACATCGACGCTCATGCCGGGGCGAATGTGATCGAGAAAGTTTTCGCGAAAGTTCGCCACCACGTACCAGGTGCGATCGTCGACCAGGCTGAGTACGTCTTTTCCTTCATTGGCGTACTGCCCAACCGAGATATTGAGATTCGTGACCAAGCCGTCAAACGGCGCGTGCACGTAACAATAGTTGACGTTCAAACGGGCGTCTTCCACCGCGGCCTCGGCCTCCTTGCGGCGTGCGTTGATATCGCCGAGCTGTCCGAGATTGTTTTCTGCGCGGCGCACTTCAGAACGCGCGTTGTCCACCCCGGCCTCCGCCGCGTGCACGCGTGATCGTGCATCAAAGACGTCATTGGCAGTAACGAAATGTCTGGCGAGCAGCGGCTCGATGCGTCCGAGGTATTGCTTGTCATATGCCAGGTCGGCTTCGCGTCGTTTCTGCTCGGCCTCCGCGGCGTTGATCGCGTCGGTGTAGGCTTTGATTTCGAGATTGGTGAGCGCGAGTCTCGCGGTGAGCCGATCGAGCGTGGCTTGGTAGGGACGTGGATCGACGACGAACAACAGCGCACCCTGCTTTACGTACTGATTGTCGACGATCGGAAGTTGCACGATCGGTCCGCTGACGTGCGGCGCAACCGCGATCATGTTGGCCCGGACGTAAGCGTCGTCGGTGCGTGGATAGACGTAGTAGATGCGGGTCACGTAAAGCGCGGCGACGATCGCCGTCACGACAATTGCTGCGCTCAGGGTTAGGCCAACAACGCGAAACGCGGAATCGCCGCCGGGTGAAACGCCCGAAGTCATCAGTATCGCCGTCAGATTCGAAAGAAAATCAGATAAACCATGGAGGCAGCCAGCACGGCGAGGGCGATGTAGACGGCTGGCAGCGGCCACAGATACGGTTCGATACCAAGTGTGACAAAGACCGGCCGGAATGCAATCGCCACGATTCCACCCACGATTGCGCAAAACAGCCAGGCAGGGAAATTGGCGCCCGCGATATTAATGATTGGGTCGCATCCGACGCATGCACACAGCAGCATCAGGCCAGCAAGTGATAACGACGAGAGATTGCGCATCGAAGCACCACGATTGTGCCCAAGCACGTGGTCGGATTCAATTCAGGCTGCGGCCCGGGCAGGAGTGAGGCAGCGCCAAAAGACTCTTAGACGGAAACAGGCGGAACAGCTATGGAAATCAGCGGTGAATGGAAACGGAAAGTGCTGAAGACGGTGGGCAAGCGGCGTCGTTGGCAGAGCAGACTCAGCGCACGCGAAGTCGCGATTGCCACAGTGGCGCTGCTCGTGGCGACCTTTGCAGGCTGCACCTATTTCCAGGAGCAACCGGAAATCCAACCCGATCGATTCGCGCCGCCTGCGCCCGATCGATCGTGGATAGAGGCCCGGAGTCTGCGCAAGGAGTATGCGGTCCCGCCTGCGCCCCAGAACGGCGGAGCGGGGGTGACGGTTATTCCCTCGCCGGCGAACCCGCAGATGCCTGCTGGCGAACGCCAGAGTCTTGCCACCCTCATCGATATTTCCCTGACCAACAATCCTGAGACCCGCCGCAGCTGGGAGAATGCGCGCGCCGCGGCCGCCGCCTATGGCGCGTCGAGAGCGCCCTACTACCCGCTGGTCACTACCGAAACTGACGCCGGCTACCAGCGAATTCTGCTTCAATTTTCTACCCGCACCGCCGCGGTTCAGCAATGGCAAGTCCAGCCGATCATCGATCTCACGTACACGCTGGCCGATTTCGGGCGGCGCAGCTCGGAAGCCGAAATCGCGCGGCAGCAGCTGGCGGCGTCGAACTTCGCATTCAATCGCGTCATGCAGAACGTGGTTTTCGGCGTCCAGCAATCGTTTTATGCACTTGCTGCCGCGAAAGCCGCCGTGCAGGCCGCCCAGCAGAACGTAGAACTTGCCAGGACCGACCTCGAGGCTGTTCAGCAGAGACTCGACCTGGGACTTGCGACGCAACCCGCCTTGTTGCTGGCGCGTGAGCGCAAGGCGCAGTCTGAGTTCGAACTCGAGAATGCGAAAACCCTGGTCAACGATGCGCGCGCGGCGCTGGCGGTGGCTATAGGGGTTCCGGCCAATCAGCCGCTGGATGTCGAATCCCTCCGAAACCAGGCGGTACCGAAATCGCTGGGACAGGAGGTCGATGAATTAATTGCCACCGGGGTGCGGGAACGGCCCGACTTGTCCGCAGAGGTCGCGCGGCTTCGCCAGAGCGAGGCGGAGCAGGCGCGGGCGCGCGCCGACTGGTTTCCGGTGCTGGGAGTGAGCGCCAACTACACTCAGGCCAACTGGTGGTACAACTTCAACGGTGCGCCCGTCAATTTCAACAGCCAACCGCAGTACGCGGCGTTGATCGGCTTGCGCTGGGATCTGTTCACCGGCTTTCGGCGCTTGAATGACGATCGTCGAACGGAAGCGAGTCGCTCGGCGCAGCGGGAGTCGGTGCGCTCGCTCGAGTTGCAGACCATCGCCGAGGTGTGGCGCTCGTACTACGATTTTCAGACCGCGGTCAAACGCTACGAATTCGCGCAGGCATTGCTGGCGGCCGCTCAGGAGGCCTACGACGACAACATCGAGACTTATCGCCAGGGGCTCAGCACGATCGTCGAGCTACTGACCGCCGACCGCGATCTGGCAAACGCGCGCTTTACGATGATCCAGTCGACTGCCGACGTGCTGACGTCCTCCGCGGCGGTCGCGAACGCAGTTGGCGCAACAACTCCCGGGCGGTGACTCAGGAGAGCGCCAAGGCGCCAGCGAGCAAAGATCGCGAACCTGGAGTGCCAATCCCTGCAAGCTTGACGCCCTGGCATCTTCCTATTCGAGCTTCACCAGCAGGCCACGGTTTTGTGCGGCCGCAAAGACCATTTTGAACACCCCGATCGCGAACACGAAGTAGAAGACGTTAAGCACCAACCCGCACCAGAAGCGGTGCGGGTTGAAGCCCCCGCCGGCCAGCAACTGGCGCATGCCTTCGAACGAATGCGTGGTGGGCAAGGTCCACGCAATCCCGCGCAGCCACGGCGGCAATGACTTCACCGGGTACAGCACGCACGAAATCGGTGCCAGCAATCCCGCGAAGCTCCATGCCAGCGCCTGGATCTTGGTGGTGTACCGGAAAATCAACCCGGTGATCATGATGCCGAGGGCGAATGCAAACAGCATCAGGTTGATCAGGTAGGGCACGAAGCCCGGCAACCACGGAAAGATATTGAAGTGATAAGCCGCCAGAGCCAGCAGCGAGGCCGCACCGACACCGACCATCGCCTTCGCCACGTTCACGCAGATCAGTCCCGTCATGTACTCCGAGATCGTCAGGGGCGTCGAGAACAGGTTTATCAGGTTACGCGACCACAACTCGTCCAGAAAGCCTACCGCCAGGTCGCGCTGAAACGAGTAGAACAGTCCCCATATGATGACCGCGCTCAACACGAACTTGATGACGTCCGGCTGCATGCCGAGGCCGTGCCCCAGGTAGGTCGTGAAAAAACCCCACATTACGACGTCTAGCACCGGCCAATAGACCATGTCGGTAACGCGATCTACGTTGCGCCGCGCTTCGTACGCGTGGCGCGCCATCACCGCGACTATCCGATGTGCTTTCATCCGCGTACCTCCCGTGCCACGCGCAGGAATACTTCCTCCAGCGCGGGCTCATCACGCTCTTCTTTCAGGATCGCGTGAGTTATTTCGATCGGGCTGCCCACAGCGATCACCTGGCCGTGATTCAGAAATACAATCCGGCTGCATAGCTGCTCGACCTCGGCCATGTTGTGCGAGGTGTAGAGAATCGTCATGCCGCGCTCGCGATTCGCTTCCAGCAACTGCTCTTTAACCCGGCGGGCTATCTCGGGGTCGAGGTACGCCGTCGGCTCATCGAGCAGCAGCAGTTCCGGATCGTTGAGCATCGCCTTGGCAAGCCCGATCCGCGTGTTCTCACCCGAGGAAAGCCGCGCGATCGGCTTGTCGCGCAGCTTTGCGACATCGAACCGCTCCAGCCATTCGCCGATCCGCCGTTGCGGCTCCTTGATCCCATAGAGGCGCGCGAACACGCTGAGATTCTCGTGCACCGTCATCCGGAACGGGAACGCGACGTAAGGCGAGCTGAAGTTCATCCGCTGCAGAATTTCCTCGCGATGCGTCGCCATGGACTTGCCGAAGATCCGGATTTCTCCGGAGGTCGGCGTGATAAGGCCTAGGATCATCTGGATCGTGGTGGTCTTACCGGCCCCGTTGGGCC
Coding sequences within it:
- a CDS encoding HlyD family efflux transporter periplasmic adaptor subunit, which encodes MTSGVSPGGDSAFRVVGLTLSAAIVVTAIVAALYVTRIYYVYPRTDDAYVRANMIAVAPHVSGPIVQLPIVDNQYVKQGALLFVVDPRPYQATLDRLTARLALTNLEIKAYTDAINAAEAEQKRREADLAYDKQYLGRIEPLLARHFVTANDVFDARSRVHAAEAGVDNARSEVRRAENNLGQLGDINARRKEAEAAVEDARLNVNYCYVHAPFDGLVTNLNISVGQYANEGKDVLSLVDDRTWYVVANFRENFLDHIRPGMSVDVYLLSYPEKRFRGRVQGVGWALYQQNGATVEGLPAVEPTLNWVRLSQRFPVRIVLEDRDPQRPFRTGQTAVVTLEGFTDHHAPLIRHLERQGPSY
- a CDS encoding TolC family protein, producing the protein MEISGEWKRKVLKTVGKRRRWQSRLSAREVAIATVALLVATFAGCTYFQEQPEIQPDRFAPPAPDRSWIEARSLRKEYAVPPAPQNGGAGVTVIPSPANPQMPAGERQSLATLIDISLTNNPETRRSWENARAAAAAYGASRAPYYPLVTTETDAGYQRILLQFSTRTAAVQQWQVQPIIDLTYTLADFGRRSSEAEIARQQLAASNFAFNRVMQNVVFGVQQSFYALAAAKAAVQAAQQNVELARTDLEAVQQRLDLGLATQPALLLARERKAQSEFELENAKTLVNDARAALAVAIGVPANQPLDVESLRNQAVPKSLGQEVDELIATGVRERPDLSAEVARLRQSEAEQARARADWFPVLGVSANYTQANWWYNFNGAPVNFNSQPQYAALIGLRWDLFTGFRRLNDDRRTEASRSAQRESVRSLELQTIAEVWRSYYDFQTAVKRYEFAQALLAAAQEAYDDNIETYRQGLSTIVELLTADRDLANARFTMIQSTADVLTSSAAVANAVGATTPGR
- a CDS encoding acetyl-CoA acetyltransferase, which codes for MASKGIKDRVAIVGMGCTKFGEHWDKGAEDLLVDAAYQAYESAGIGPDDVDAYWLGTMGSGISGLTLSEPLKIQYKPVTRVENMCATGSEALRQAAYAVASGAFDVAMAIGVEKLKDSGYSGLVGNVPPNDGTEGSMTAPASFSLLAPAYFKKYGLDPEKGKDVLSRIAWKNHRNGARNPKAQFQKEVSIEAIKNSPKIADPLGIMDCSGVSDGSAAAIVVRAEDAHKYCKNPIYIKALSFVAGPGEGPLSPDYDFTTFNEVVASSVDAYRQAGITNARQQISMAEVHDCFTPTELVLYEDLGFSPRGTAWQDVLEGFFDLEGKLPVNPDGGLKSFGHPIGASGLRMMYEMWLQFRGEAGPRQIKDPKIGLTHNLGGAPGRCVSFVSVVGRNVG
- a CDS encoding OB-fold domain-containing protein — protein: MAGIVAYGSYIPYRRLKRAAIAQVLGVAASKGERAVASFDEDSTSMAVEAVRDALKSAPVGTIATLLFATTTPPYGEKLNATVIGAAARLPSSIRAMDVTGSVRAGLTSFLQGIDAAASSRSQAVVAMADTRLGAPEGKAEQQNGDGAAAFVLGTDHVIAECEASSSLTREFLDTWRAPGEQFAHSWEERFSLTQAYAPLLTKTIQDVLTRAKVSPGDLAKVVIDAPNPRAVEEIIRGLRIEPAKLSDPFALTVGQTGAAHVGLMLASVLPSLKPGERVLVASVADGADAMVLPATPAIAEFKPLRSVGRMIESKGDVSYGSYLKWREILPTEPPRRPDPDRPAGPPMFRSEQWKFAFVGSKCTNCGTPQLPPQRVCVKCRARDKMEPYPFADRTARIATYAIDRLAFSLNPPTINVVIDFDGGGRFLGEMTDCEPEKVAIGNEVEMTFRRLFTADGVHNYFWKARPKR
- a CDS encoding YtcA family lipoprotein — encoded protein: MRNLSSLSLAGLMLLCACVGCDPIINIAGANFPAWLFCAIVGGIVAIAFRPVFVTLGIEPYLWPLPAVYIALAVLAASMVYLIFFRI
- a CDS encoding glycosyltransferase family 39 protein produces the protein MTTGSSKRTSQASPPFAASARGAPDVITVAVLLAFTLLMMTRSGSRRGAELMPWPDGLEYAAQAVNLDQGRGAVLHFGGYSYPSRYPEGYPLILAAALPIIGHDVALLYTVTIAIGLCAIVAIYLLALKLFGRSSAILAAVLLALCPVFVAYSTLVLSDVPTLTVTLLAAWALARATDEEGRPEREAALYATWIILGFIAGFSAIMRPTNAMIVGAIAVALIAVPPRGVGLRGMATCAAGFFVALAIMPLLQLHSNAINFGGALSSGYGWWVPEVYSQSGRQFNLSHLFGPTLPRNPHGNVPVYVTALLGLDGMLGDQGDPRYFLYPFAAAAFALVGIFAALRNRDQRTTRRLAYFGLALLGLLFAVYIFDLFTETAYLLPGVFIVFMMAGHGAVVANRWMRAALSARARSAPRLAAAIGVLMLDLLLLIALATEISVRLSAEPLQSPTVESLQQIEAKVSPRATILSNISLQLLELYLSGRSRKFVALNSHDPGESFTDYHLNRLFAKRALGWSGPIPQLLFADDVMATAVVSGLNADARSADGAYLLLGAPESPDYATVVREQVDKLGAAFAMEPLLQNRNVGLFKLVPH
- a CDS encoding cytochrome P450; the protein is MSSAADTSLAGLKPSQLPPGPGFFATLNFVRNPFRFLDDCARRYGDWFTLRVPGVSPFVFTSDPVAIREIFQGDPAIFAAGKANRPLGAFMGERSLLFLDGPAHLHDRRLILPAFHGERMRAYADTMRSIADAEIDRWPIEQPFPLHHAMRAITFEVIMRSVFGLQNGPTAMLIRETLTKLFAVYASRFGTLFDLPALQIDLGPWSPWGRAVRWHREFSQLLFATIRERREPGAEPRGDILSMLLLARDENGAPLDQETLRDEMLTLLLAGHETTAASLSWVINRLLTNPEVAERARTEVRSVTGAEPTAAEHVNKLRYLEAVINETMRLDPVIPNAGRELQAPATIAGRELPAAVVVAPCIYLTHRRSDLWEEALKFNPERFLSNRIDPYTFFPFGGGTRRCIGAAFATYQMKIVLAQILSRVELKPVPGYTARLERRSIAFAPSRGLPVVVASRRTGPGL
- a CDS encoding acyl-CoA dehydrogenase family protein; the protein is MRREIFSAEHDMFREQVRRLVNTEIEPKVAEWNRNGISDRESWRRLGAAGFLGANAPEEYGGGGVDFLYDAIVMEELARVRAHGLMMGLHSDICLPYLSTFGSEEQKRRYLPKAISGETILAIAMTEPSTGSDLAAVRTSAKREGDHYVINGSKIFISNGQLADLVIVVTKTDANAKPAHRGISLILVDGNAPGFVRGRKLDKLGFKGQDTSELFFEDCRVPVTNLLGTEGQGFKMLMEKLQQERLVCAVGAIESAKRCLEDTIAYTKQRRAFGQAISSFQNTQFKLAEMATEVEVGRAFVDRLMAAHVRHEDLVTEVSMAKWWTTELLKKVSSQCLQLFGGYGFMMEYPVATDYADAAVQAIYAGTNEIMKVIIARRMGLDVRD